In one window of Bradyrhizobium sp. AZCC 1721 DNA:
- a CDS encoding MbtH family protein yields the protein MMVFDRDDVTFTVVINHEEQYSIWPTFKEIPNGWTAVGKTGSKKECLEHIEQVWTDMRPLTLRKFMDETAPQKSA from the coding sequence ATGATGGTGTTCGACAGAGACGACGTCACCTTCACCGTCGTCATCAATCACGAAGAGCAATACTCCATCTGGCCGACGTTCAAGGAAATTCCGAACGGCTGGACAGCAGTGGGCAAGACCGGCAGCAAGAAGGAATGCCTTGAACACATCGAGCAGGTGTGGACCGACATGCGCCCGCTGACGTTGCGCAAATTCATGGACGAGACGGCCCCGCAGAAGTCGGCTTAA
- a CDS encoding TonB-dependent receptor — MTYQVAARNVVRAVSLGAVSYLALSLDFAGGHKAFAQNLPPVTVDAPTQQRARPAPARRTQTSTSRVQRRVAAPAPRRVEPVPYVVPSRGTVGTVPPAYAGGQVATGGSLGLLGNRSVMDTPFNQTSYTAELIANQQARTIRDVLANDPSVRVIQAAGGGADSLFVRGFYYDSGDFGLNGLYGIAPYYSIGANFIERVEVLKGPSAVLNGMTTGGTGVASGGAVGGSINLITKHALDIDITRLTGTYVSKSQFGANMDVSRRYGEHKEWGVRVNSTYSNGNTPWDRQTDEFGNVVLGLDYRGENARMAVDVGYQADNLTPPLRFFGIGPGLTSIPAPPKAGTNFQVPWAYYKPKDFFTTVKGEVDVTDWMTAYASFGYHDSKIDYTYPSPSIINANGSLVGRPGLGHETFETFAGETGVRASIDTGPINHALNMNYSINDRTYDQSVLSSAGLIAWNLYTPPTNVPRPNLNVPTLRQNTNVNLQSIGFSDTMSMLNNRIQLTVGVRRQTAGSEVTNILAPSLSHPFQDETVWTPAYALVVKPVENISLYANYIEGLQTPHVVGPGFSNPGTVFPPGQTQQAEAGVKIDAGRLTTTMSVFDIEQPSIITVATGIPPSQQLNGRQRNRGVELNVFGEVTPAIRLLGGVALIDGKQIKTPNGATDGRTAVGVPAITANIGAEWDTPFMRDLTLSARVIYTSSQYVNITNTLSLPEWTRVDIGARYTFTSPWNGKPIVVRANIENVFNEAYWASAYSGVITLAAPRTYLLSTTFNF; from the coding sequence ATGACGTATCAAGTCGCTGCCAGAAATGTTGTGCGCGCTGTTTCGCTGGGAGCGGTGAGCTATCTTGCGCTCTCTCTGGATTTTGCCGGCGGCCACAAAGCATTCGCGCAGAATTTGCCGCCCGTCACCGTCGATGCTCCAACCCAGCAACGCGCGCGGCCCGCCCCAGCACGGAGAACGCAAACGTCCACGTCGCGCGTGCAGCGGCGCGTCGCGGCGCCGGCGCCGCGTCGGGTGGAGCCGGTTCCGTATGTGGTGCCTTCAAGGGGCACAGTTGGCACGGTGCCGCCTGCATATGCCGGCGGACAGGTGGCGACGGGCGGGAGCCTCGGACTTCTCGGCAACCGCAGCGTGATGGATACGCCGTTCAACCAGACCAGCTACACGGCGGAGTTGATCGCGAATCAACAGGCTCGAACCATCCGTGACGTCCTGGCGAATGATCCGTCCGTGCGGGTCATCCAGGCAGCAGGCGGCGGCGCCGACAGTCTGTTCGTCCGCGGCTTCTACTATGACAGCGGCGATTTCGGGCTGAACGGCCTGTACGGAATCGCGCCATACTACTCCATCGGGGCAAATTTCATCGAGCGGGTTGAGGTTCTGAAAGGCCCGAGTGCCGTGCTTAACGGCATGACCACTGGCGGTACCGGTGTTGCGAGCGGCGGTGCGGTCGGCGGCAGCATCAATCTCATCACCAAACATGCTCTCGACATTGACATTACGCGGCTGACGGGGACCTACGTTTCCAAATCGCAGTTCGGCGCGAATATGGACGTCAGTCGGCGCTATGGCGAGCACAAGGAGTGGGGCGTTCGGGTGAACAGCACCTATTCGAACGGCAATACACCGTGGGACCGTCAGACCGACGAATTCGGCAACGTCGTTCTCGGCCTCGACTACCGGGGCGAGAACGCGCGCATGGCAGTCGATGTCGGTTATCAAGCCGACAATTTGACTCCTCCGCTACGCTTCTTTGGAATTGGCCCGGGCCTCACATCCATTCCTGCGCCGCCGAAGGCCGGGACGAACTTCCAGGTGCCGTGGGCCTACTATAAGCCGAAGGACTTCTTCACCACCGTAAAAGGTGAAGTGGACGTGACTGACTGGATGACCGCGTATGCGTCGTTTGGCTATCATGACAGCAAGATCGACTATACTTATCCCTCTCCCAGCATTATCAACGCCAACGGCTCTTTGGTAGGGCGTCCGGGACTTGGGCATGAGACGTTCGAGACCTTTGCGGGAGAAACGGGCGTGCGCGCGTCGATCGACACTGGCCCGATAAATCATGCTCTGAACATGAACTATTCGATCAATGACCGGACCTATGATCAGAGTGTCCTGAGTTCAGCAGGGCTAATTGCCTGGAATCTCTACACCCCGCCGACGAATGTCCCTCGTCCGAATTTGAATGTCCCGACTCTAAGACAAAATACCAACGTAAATCTCCAAAGCATCGGCTTTTCCGATACCATGTCGATGCTGAATAACCGCATTCAGTTGACGGTCGGTGTTCGTCGTCAGACGGCCGGAAGCGAGGTGACGAATATCCTTGCGCCCAGTTTAAGCCATCCTTTTCAAGATGAAACCGTGTGGACCCCGGCGTACGCCCTTGTCGTCAAGCCGGTCGAGAACATTTCGCTATACGCAAATTATATCGAAGGACTCCAGACGCCGCATGTCGTGGGTCCGGGGTTTTCCAATCCCGGGACTGTATTCCCGCCGGGGCAGACCCAGCAGGCTGAAGCGGGCGTGAAGATCGATGCGGGCCGTCTGACGACGACTATGAGCGTGTTTGATATCGAACAGCCGAGCATCATCACGGTGGCGACGGGGATCCCTCCGTCCCAGCAGCTTAACGGAAGGCAGCGCAATCGGGGCGTCGAACTCAACGTGTTCGGCGAAGTCACGCCTGCGATTCGGTTGCTCGGCGGTGTCGCGTTGATCGATGGCAAACAGATCAAGACGCCCAATGGTGCCACTGACGGCAGGACGGCGGTAGGCGTTCCGGCAATCACCGCCAATATCGGAGCGGAGTGGGATACGCCGTTCATGCGTGACCTGACGCTCTCGGCTAGGGTCATTTATACCAGTTCGCAATATGTCAATATTACCAACACGCTCTCGCTGCCGGAGTGGACGCGGGTCGACATTGGAGCGCGGTATACCTTCACATCGCCCTGGAACGGCAAGCCGATCGTCGTCCGCGCCAATATCGAGAACGTCTTCAACGAAGCCTATTGGGCCTCGGCCTACAGCGGCGTTATCACGCTTGCTGCCCCGCGCACCTATCTCTTGTCGACGACGTTCAACTTCTGA
- a CDS encoding L-threonylcarbamoyladenylate synthase, whose protein sequence is MNVGLKTQILSAGEAAVAAAARALSEGGLVAFPTETVYGLGADATNPAAIARLYQAKGRPAFNPLIAHVGDLAAARQIARFDAAATALAEAFWPGPLTLVLPKTEGCAVADLATAGLDTVAVRIPAHRIARDILREFGGPVVAPSANISGHVSPTTALHVQSDLAGRIDLIVDAGAVEVGVESTIVGCLDAPMLLRPGGLPRAEIERVLGRALVQPPADTESESGQPLAPGMLASHYAPRARVRLNAVALEPGEALLAFGLGAISGIDAASHVMNLSERGDLDEAAANLFGHLRALDSKGARTIAVMPIPDEGLGEAINDRLRRAAVGRE, encoded by the coding sequence GTGAATGTTGGCCTGAAAACCCAGATTCTGTCTGCCGGCGAGGCCGCCGTGGCGGCTGCCGCGCGTGCACTTTCAGAAGGCGGGCTGGTGGCGTTCCCGACCGAGACGGTCTACGGCCTCGGCGCCGATGCCACCAATCCGGCCGCGATCGCCCGCCTCTACCAGGCCAAGGGCCGGCCCGCCTTCAACCCGCTGATCGCCCATGTCGGCGATCTCGCCGCCGCGCGGCAGATCGCCCGGTTTGATGCGGCTGCGACGGCGCTGGCCGAAGCGTTCTGGCCCGGCCCGCTGACGCTGGTGCTGCCGAAGACGGAAGGTTGCGCAGTCGCCGATCTCGCCACGGCCGGCCTCGATACGGTCGCGGTCCGCATTCCGGCCCACAGGATCGCGCGCGACATCCTGCGTGAGTTCGGCGGCCCGGTGGTGGCGCCATCCGCGAACATCTCGGGCCATGTCTCGCCTACCACGGCCCTTCATGTGCAGAGCGACCTCGCGGGGCGGATCGACCTGATCGTCGATGCCGGCGCGGTCGAGGTCGGCGTCGAATCGACCATCGTCGGCTGCCTTGACGCGCCGATGCTGCTGCGCCCCGGCGGCCTGCCCCGCGCCGAGATCGAGCGCGTGCTGGGCCGCGCGCTGGTGCAGCCGCCGGCGGACACCGAGAGCGAAAGCGGCCAGCCGCTGGCGCCGGGCATGCTGGCCTCGCACTACGCGCCGCGCGCGCGTGTCCGGCTCAATGCTGTTGCGCTCGAGCCGGGCGAAGCATTGCTCGCGTTTGGCCTCGGAGCAATTTCGGGAATTGACGCCGCCTCTCACGTGATGAATCTGTCGGAGCGCGGCGATCTCGACGAGGCCGCCGCCAACTTGTTCGGCCATCTTCGCGCGCTCGACAGCAAAGGCGCGCGCACCATCGCGGTGATGCCAATTCCCGACGAAGGATTGGGCGAAGCCATCAACGACCGGCTGCGCCGCGCAGCGGTGGGGCGGGAATGA
- a CDS encoding FAD-binding oxidoreductase, whose amino-acid sequence MNIVQGSMPPLPAELIAKFRAIVGDKYAVTDAADIAPYVTEERDLFHGRSPLVLRPGSTAEVSAICKLASEHKIALVPQGGNTGLVGGQTPHNGEVVVSLRRLDKIREIDPASNTMTCEAGVVLQIAQARAAEVDRLFPLSLGAEGSCTIGGNLSTNAGGTAALAYGVAREMALGLEVVLADGRILNGLSKLKKDNTGYDLRNLFIGAEGTLGIITAATLKLFPKPHAVETAYIGLQSPAQALKLLSIAQNEAAGSLTSFELLADIAVDFSLRHGIDIRDPLSTKHSWYVLMELSSSRDDARDALEAILAKGMEEGIVDDAVIAANLSQRAAFWKLRDEMSAAQKPEGGSIKHDISVPVAAVPAFIEEANAAVVKLIPGSRPVPFGHLGDGNIHYNVSQPIGGNTADFMSRWHEVNEVVFEIVLRMGGSISAEHGIGVLKRDELPDVKDKVAIELMRGIKSMLDPLGIMNPGKVL is encoded by the coding sequence ATGAATATCGTTCAGGGTTCCATGCCGCCGCTTCCCGCCGAGCTGATCGCAAAGTTTCGCGCCATCGTCGGCGACAAATATGCGGTGACCGATGCCGCCGATATTGCGCCCTACGTCACCGAGGAACGCGACCTGTTCCACGGCCGCTCGCCGCTGGTGCTGCGACCGGGCTCGACGGCAGAAGTGTCCGCGATCTGCAAGCTTGCCAGCGAACACAAAATCGCGCTGGTGCCGCAGGGTGGCAACACCGGGCTGGTCGGCGGGCAGACCCCGCACAATGGCGAGGTCGTCGTCTCGCTCCGGCGGCTGGACAAAATTCGCGAGATCGATCCTGCCTCCAACACCATGACGTGCGAGGCCGGCGTGGTGCTGCAGATCGCGCAAGCTCGCGCGGCCGAAGTCGATCGCCTGTTCCCGCTCTCGCTCGGTGCGGAAGGAAGCTGCACCATCGGCGGCAATCTCTCCACCAATGCCGGCGGCACGGCGGCGCTCGCGTACGGCGTGGCGCGCGAGATGGCGCTCGGGCTGGAAGTCGTCCTCGCCGACGGCCGGATCCTGAACGGATTGTCCAAACTGAAAAAGGACAATACCGGCTACGATTTGCGCAACCTCTTCATCGGCGCCGAGGGCACGCTCGGCATCATCACCGCGGCGACGCTAAAGCTGTTTCCGAAGCCGCACGCGGTGGAGACCGCCTATATCGGCCTCCAATCGCCGGCGCAGGCATTGAAGCTGTTATCGATCGCGCAGAATGAGGCCGCCGGCAGCCTGACCAGCTTCGAATTGCTGGCCGACATCGCCGTCGATTTCAGCCTGCGTCACGGCATCGACATCCGCGATCCGCTCTCGACCAAGCACTCCTGGTACGTGCTGATGGAATTGTCGTCCTCGCGCGACGACGCGCGTGACGCGCTGGAAGCGATCCTCGCCAAAGGCATGGAGGAAGGCATCGTCGATGATGCCGTGATCGCGGCGAATCTCTCGCAGCGCGCCGCGTTCTGGAAACTGCGCGATGAAATGTCGGCCGCGCAGAAGCCGGAAGGTGGCTCGATCAAGCACGACATCTCGGTGCCGGTCGCGGCGGTGCCCGCCTTCATCGAGGAAGCCAACGCGGCCGTTGTAAAGCTCATTCCGGGCTCGCGGCCGGTGCCGTTCGGCCATCTCGGAGACGGCAACATCCACTACAATGTCAGCCAGCCGATCGGCGGCAACACCGCCGATTTCATGTCGCGCTGGCATGAGGTCAACGAGGTGGTATTCGAAATCGTGCTGCGGATGGGCGGATCGATTTCCGCCGAGCACGGCATCGGCGTGCTCAAGCGCGACGAACTGCCCGACGTCAAGGACAAGGTCGCGATCGAACTGATGCGCGGCATCAAGTCGATGCTCGACCCGCTCGGCATCATGAACCCGGGCAAGGTGCTGTGA
- a CDS encoding amidohydrolase, producing the protein MFLREQDLAELVAWRRELHRRPELSGQEKETARTVQAFLRAAGADKIITQLGGDGVAGIYDGSTPGPTIMLRAELDGLPIQETSAIPHRSEVPGKAHLCGHDGHMTILAAVARDLCRTRPSCGRAVLLFQPAEEDGSGAASVLADEKFQQVQPDFVFSLHNLPGLTLGEVAIAEGLVNCASRGMQIALFGRTAHASNPELGVSPQRAMVRLLNEIPALGQGGELTSEFSMVTITHARLGEPAFGISPGHAELWLTLRTLTDAKMESIRLQAENLVRRVAEDERLKVEIAYRDVFAHCTNAPEAVVHLKKALDAEGIAHSMRGLPLRGSEDFGLFNRQAKSAMFFLGAGVDHAGLHAPDYDFPDELIEVGSRVFIRALRNLLG; encoded by the coding sequence ATGTTCTTGCGCGAACAGGACCTCGCCGAATTGGTGGCCTGGCGCCGCGAATTGCATCGCAGGCCGGAATTGTCGGGGCAGGAGAAGGAGACGGCGCGAACCGTACAGGCGTTTCTCAGGGCGGCCGGGGCCGACAAGATCATTACGCAATTAGGCGGGGACGGCGTGGCCGGGATCTATGACGGGAGTACGCCGGGCCCGACGATCATGCTTCGGGCCGAACTGGACGGACTGCCGATTCAAGAGACGTCCGCGATTCCGCATCGGTCCGAGGTGCCGGGAAAAGCGCATCTCTGTGGTCATGACGGTCATATGACGATCCTCGCAGCCGTAGCGCGCGATCTCTGCCGAACGCGTCCGAGCTGCGGGCGGGCCGTGTTGCTGTTCCAACCCGCTGAAGAGGATGGATCGGGCGCGGCTTCTGTGCTTGCCGACGAAAAATTTCAGCAGGTCCAGCCGGATTTTGTGTTTTCCTTGCACAATCTGCCGGGACTTACGCTGGGCGAAGTTGCCATCGCAGAAGGCCTGGTCAATTGCGCCTCGCGCGGCATGCAGATCGCATTGTTCGGCCGAACGGCACACGCATCCAATCCGGAGCTCGGCGTTTCGCCGCAACGAGCCATGGTCCGGCTGCTGAACGAAATCCCTGCGCTGGGACAGGGCGGCGAGCTGACTAGCGAATTCTCTATGGTCACGATCACCCACGCGCGGCTGGGCGAGCCGGCGTTTGGCATCTCGCCGGGTCATGCCGAGCTTTGGTTGACGCTGAGAACGCTGACGGATGCAAAGATGGAAAGCATCCGCTTGCAGGCTGAGAATCTGGTTCGGCGCGTTGCAGAAGACGAGCGGCTGAAAGTGGAGATCGCTTATCGCGACGTATTCGCTCACTGCACGAACGCGCCGGAGGCCGTCGTTCATCTGAAGAAGGCGCTTGATGCCGAAGGGATCGCGCACTCCATGCGGGGTCTGCCGCTGCGCGGCTCTGAGGATTTCGGCCTGTTTAACCGGCAAGCGAAGTCTGCGATGTTTTTCCTGGGCGCAGGTGTTGATCATGCCGGCCTGCATGCGCCGGACTATGATTTTCCGGACGAGCTGATCGAAGTCGGCTCGCGGGTCTTCATTCGCGCGTTGCGCAATCTGTTGGGTTGA
- a CDS encoding thioesterase II family protein — protein sequence MRLLCLPYSGGSAMFYARWRRLLPSWIDVYPVEWPGRGARMDEPLATDPHALAWQLAAELHAQLDAPYALFGHSLGALIAFELAHFLRDRGAPAPAILFASGAEAPAVRDGSKWRLPLSDEALLKELRDLQGTPDEALSNAELMRSALPVLRADFLMCGAYVYRRRRPLSCPVHVFGGADDETSRESLQAWQQETSAEFTLHTLPGHHFFIHTQQTELLGLIGSALARRSGRSIGSHRSEDHERILRPATH from the coding sequence ATGCGGCTTCTTTGTCTGCCTTACTCCGGCGGCAGCGCCATGTTCTATGCGCGGTGGCGCAGGCTTTTGCCGTCATGGATCGATGTCTACCCGGTGGAGTGGCCGGGGCGCGGCGCGCGCATGGACGAGCCGCTGGCGACCGACCCCCACGCGCTTGCATGGCAGCTCGCTGCAGAACTTCACGCCCAGCTCGATGCGCCCTATGCGCTGTTTGGACATAGCCTCGGCGCGCTGATTGCGTTCGAACTCGCGCATTTCCTGCGTGATCGCGGCGCGCCCGCGCCGGCTATTCTCTTTGCCTCCGGCGCCGAGGCGCCGGCCGTTCGAGACGGCAGCAAATGGCGCCTGCCATTGAGCGACGAGGCGTTGCTGAAGGAGCTCCGCGATCTGCAGGGCACGCCGGACGAGGCGTTGTCGAATGCGGAGCTGATGCGATCGGCATTGCCGGTGCTTCGCGCCGATTTTTTGATGTGCGGCGCCTATGTCTATCGGCGGCGGCGTCCGTTGTCGTGTCCCGTGCACGTCTTCGGCGGGGCCGACGACGAGACCAGCCGCGAATCGCTACAAGCTTGGCAACAGGAGACCTCGGCGGAATTCACGCTTCACACGCTGCCGGGCCATCACTTCTTCATTCACACGCAGCAAACCGAACTGCTCGGCCTGATCGGATCGGCCCTGGCCCGACGGTCGGGGCGATCGATCGGTTCGCATCGGAGCGAGGATCATGAGCGTATTCTCCGTCCAGCCACTCATTGA
- a CDS encoding GNAT family acetyltransferase, with amino-acid sequence MTVSATKPVPALAITDIADADVAAVIALWQACGLTRPWNDPASDIALARRGPHSTVLIGREGGAIVATAMVGHDGHRGWVYYVAADPKLRAQGYGRAIMNAAEDWLRAAGIPKLQLMVRRENLDVAAFYESIGYEEAQTVVFAKWLDGRAPTR; translated from the coding sequence GTGACCGTATCAGCGACAAAGCCCGTACCTGCGCTCGCCATCACCGACATCGCGGATGCCGATGTCGCGGCCGTGATCGCGCTGTGGCAGGCCTGCGGCCTGACGCGGCCCTGGAACGACCCCGCCAGCGATATCGCGCTCGCTCGCCGCGGACCGCACTCCACGGTGCTGATCGGCCGCGAGGGTGGCGCAATCGTTGCCACCGCCATGGTCGGCCATGACGGCCATCGCGGCTGGGTGTATTACGTTGCCGCTGATCCCAAGCTCCGCGCGCAAGGCTATGGCCGCGCCATCATGAATGCAGCCGAGGACTGGCTGCGCGCAGCCGGCATTCCGAAACTGCAATTGATGGTTCGGCGCGAAAACTTGGACGTCGCCGCATTCTACGAGTCGATCGGCTACGAAGAGGCCCAGACCGTCGTGTTCGCCAAATGGCTCGACGGCCGCGCGCCGACGCGGTGA